From Columba livia isolate bColLiv1 breed racing homer chromosome 7, bColLiv1.pat.W.v2, whole genome shotgun sequence, one genomic window encodes:
- the NEUROD1 gene encoding neurogenic differentiation factor 1 → MTKSYSESGLMGEPQPQGPPSWTDECLSSQDEDHEVDKKEEDLEGLHVEAEEDSLRNGEEEDEEDDLDEEEEEEEEEEDDDQKPKRRGPKKKKMTKARMERFKLRRMKANARERNRMHGLNAALDNLRKVVPCYSKTQKLSKIETLRLAKNYIWALSEILRSGKSPDLVSFVQTLCKGLSQPTTNLVAGCLQLNPRTFLPEQSQEVPPHVAAAGAPFPAHPYPYQSPGLPSPPYGTMDSSHLFHLKPPHAYGAALEPFFDSGLAEGASPAFDGPLSPPLSVNGNFSFKHEPAADFDKSYAFTMHYPAAAAAAAALAAAPAHAAIFPAAASRCEIPVDGLAPYEGHPHHERVLNAQLNAIFHD, encoded by the coding sequence ATGACCAAGTCGTACAGCGAGAGCGGGCTGATGGGcgagccccagccccaggggcCCCCGAGCTGGACGGACGAGTGCCTCAGCTCCCAGGACGAGGACCACGAGGTGgacaagaaggaggaggacCTGGAGGGTCTGCACGTCGAGGCCGAGGAGGACTCACTGCGAAACGGCGAGGAGGAAGACGAGGAGGACGACCTGGacgaagaggaggaagaagaggaggaggaagaggacgACGACCAGAAGCCCAAGAGGCGGGGCcccaagaagaagaagatgaccAAGGCGCGCATGGAGCGGTTCAAACTGCGGCGCATGAAGGCCAACGCCCGGGAGCGCAACCGCATGCACGGCCTGAACGCAGCCCTGGACAACCTGCGGAAGGTGGTGCCCTGCTACTCCAAGACGCAGAAGCTCTCCAAGATCGAGACCCTGCGCCTGGCCAAGAACTACATCTGGGCGCTCTCCGAGATCCTGCGCTCGGGCAAGAGCCCTGACCTGGTCTCCTTCGTGCAGACCCTCTGCAAGGGCCTGTCGCAGCCCACCACCAACCTGGTGGCCGGCTGCCTGCAGCTCAACCCACGGACTTTCCTTCCCGAGCAGAGCCAGGAGGTGCCGCCCCACGTGGCGGCGGCCGGCGCCCCCTTCCCGGCGCACCCCTACCCGTACCAGTCTCCCGGGCTGCCCAGCCCGCCCTACGGCACCATGGACAGCTCCCACCTCTTCCACCTCAAGCCGCCGCACGCCTACGGCGCTGCGCTCGAGCCCTTCTTCGACAGCGGCCTGGCCGAGGGCGCCAGCCCCGCCTTCGACGGGCCGCTCAGCCCGCCCCTCAGCGTCAACGGCAACTTCTCCTTCAAGCACGAGCCGGCCGCCGACTTCGACAAGAGCTACGCCTTCACCATGCACtaccccgccgccgccgccgccgccgccgcgctggCCGCCGCGCCCGCCCACGCCGCCATCTTCccggccgccgcctcccgctGCGAGATCCCGGTCGACGGCCTGGCCCCCTACGAGGGCCATCCCCACCACGAGCGGGTCCTGAACGCCCAGCTCAACGCCATCTTCCACGACTGA